In Saccharomyces eubayanus strain FM1318 chromosome XIII, whole genome shotgun sequence, one DNA window encodes the following:
- the ATM1 gene encoding ATP-binding cassette Fe/S cluster precursor transporter ATM1 — MLLFPRSPVVGRILRSSLRSRSSLIRNRSPIIISVYKLSTQRPLLFSSVGSNLWNDARKDPVHKKLIEPTSPVSKPKTQAEKVSKAPTMSELKILKDLFRYIWPQGNNKVRIRVLIALGLLISAKILNVQVPFFFKQTIDSMNITWDDPTIALPAAIGLTILCYGTARFGSVLFGELRNAVFARVAQNAIRTVSLQTFRHLMKLDLGWHLSRQTGGLTRAMDRGTKGISYVLTAMVFHIIPISFEISVVCGILTYQFGASFAAITFSTMLLYSMFTIKTTAWRTNFRRDANRADNKAASVALDSLINFEAVKYFNNEKYLADKYNGSLINYRDSQIKVSQSLAFLNSGQNLIFTSALTAMMYMGCTGVIGGDLTVGDLVLINQLVFQLSVPLNFLGSVYRELKQSLIDMEALFKLRKNEIKIKNAERPLMLPEHVPYDITFQNVTFGYHPDRKILKNASFTIPAGSKTAIVGSSGSGKSTILKLVFRFYDPESGRILINGRDIKEYDIDALRKVIGVVPQDTPLFNDTIWENVKFGRIDATDDEVNTVVEKAQLAPLIKKLPQGFDTIVGERGLMISGGEKQRLAIARVLLKNARIMFFDEATSALDTHTEQALLRTIRSNFPSGSRTSVYIAHRLRTIADADKIIVFDNGKVREEGKHLELLATPGSLYRELWTIQEDLHHLENELKDDQAL, encoded by the coding sequence ATGCTGCTTTTTCCAAGGTCCCCAGTAGTTGGACGAATATTAAGGTCAAGTCTTAGATCTAGATCTAGTCTGATACGGAACCGCTCGCCGATCATAATATCGGTATATAAGTTATCAACTCAGCGGCCTCTATTGTTCAGTTCAGTTGGCTCCAACTTATGGAATGACGCTCGAAAGGATCCTGTTcacaagaaattgattgaACCTACTTCGCCTGTCTCAAAACCTAAAACTCAAGCGGAGAAGGTAAGCAAGGCACCAACAATGTCagaattgaaaatcttgaaagaCCTGTTTCGTTATATTTGGCCTCAAGGCAATAATAAAGTGAGAATAAGAGTGTTAATTGCACTTGGACTATTGATATCAGCGAAGATCTTAAATGTTCAAGtacccttttttttcaagcaaaCTATTGATTCAATGAATATAACGTGGGATGACCCCACTATTGCCCTTCCAGCAGCCATTGGACTGACCATTCTTTGTTATGGTACTGCAAGGTTTGGGTCCGTTTTATTTGGTGAATTAAGGAATGCTGTGTTTGCCAGGGTGGCACAAAATGCCATCAGAACTGTATCGTTACAAACCTTCCGGCATCTCATGAAATTGGATTTGGGCTGGCACTTAAGTAGGCAAACGGGTGGTTTAACGAGGGCTATGGATAGAGGTACGAAGGGTATTTCTTATGTCTTAACCGCGATGGTATTTCACATTATCCCAATaagttttgaaatatcCGTCGTTTGCGGGATTTTGACATACCAATTTGGTGCGTCATTTGCAGCTATCACGTTTAGCACAATGCTACTATATTCCATGTTCACCATAAAAACAACAGCTTGGAGGACCAATTTCAGGAGAGATGCCAACAGGGCGGACAATAAAGCTGCTAGTGTGGCATTagattctttgataaaCTTTGAAGCAgtaaaatattttaataATGAGAAATACCTTGCAGATAAATACAACGGCTCATTAATAAACTACAGGGACTCTCAAATTAAAGTATCTCAATCTTTAGCATTTCTGAACTCTGGCCAAAACTTGATTTTCACCTCTGCGTTAACGGCAATGATGTACATGGGTTGTACCGGTGTGATTGGCGGAGACTTAACAGTAGGTGACTTGGTCCTGATCAATCAATTGGTTTTCCAACTCTCGGTGCCATTGAATTTCTTGGGTAGTGTTTACAGAGAACTCAAGCAATCTCTGATCGATATGGAGGcattattcaaattaaGGAagaatgaaatcaaaatcaagaatGCAGAACGGCCATTAATGCTACCAGAACACGTCCCCTATGACATTACTTTCCAGAACGTTACATTTGGGTACCATCCTGACAggaaaattttaaagaatgCTAGCTTCACTATCCCAGCAGGCTCGAAAACTGCAATAGTTGGATCTTCAGGTAGTGGTAAATCCACCATTCTAAAGCTAGTATTTAGATTCTATGATCCTGAAAGCGGTAGGATCCTCATAAATGGGCgtgatatcaaagaataCGATATTGATGCGTTAAGGAAAGTGATTGGCGTAGTACCACAAGATACACCACTTTTTAACGACACCATTTGGGAAAATGTGAAATTTGGTCGCATTGACGCGACAGACGATGAAGTGAATACAGTTGTAGAAAAGGCTCAATTAGCACCACTGATCAAGAAACTACCTCAAGGCTTTGATACCATTGTCGGAGAAAGAGGATTGATGATTAGTGGTGGTGAAAAGCAAAGGTTGGCAATTGCAAGAGTTCTACTAAAGAATGCAAGGATCATGTTTTTCGATGAGGCCACAAGTGCTTTAGACACACACACAGAACAAGCCCTTTTACGGACTATTAGAAGCAACTTTCCCTCTGGCTCGAGAACAAGCGTGTACATTGCACATAGACTGAGAACTATTGCAGATGCCGACAAGATCATAGTCTTTGACAACGGGAAGGTAAGAGAAGAAGGTAAGCATCTTGAACTATTGGCTACACCCGGTTCGCTGTACCGGGAGTTGTGGACCATTCAGGAGGATCTGCaccatttggaaaatgagCTAAAAGACGATCAAGCACTATAA
- the YME2 gene encoding Yme2p — MLLARMASLNMARMPVPCLARGIGILKGKYRLMNLINAQPAVRHVSSEIQQKDQQAGESNTATDTGVIYKSDEETLMYFDNVYARATSVWNPTLWYNLLLRNQSREAVRETIKNLASPPSNPIHGLELKSTIPVKRDGGVFATFVVPPKYTKAQVNSLIQQNTARESSKNLLAYFTRASAFPVKGSPWIEDLRRLPSTTIVIKFQGPALTEEEIYSLFRRYGTIVDIFPPTSATNNEAKIRYRSYRGAISAKNCVSGIEIHNTVLHIQYENIIRGHIVSNFFTNHTRIAIPVMFALLSIFAVLVFDPIREFSIEQKISHKYSFSWDNRFWKQLKTLTSSTMTSIKYYWGSTDDNHQRKHLWGERIEKVNDLKMWLEENNNTFVVIRGPRGSGKHDLVMQHTLQNRANVLYLDCDKLIKSRTDPKFLKNAASQLGYFPIFPWIDSITGVLDLTVQGLTGQKTGLSETKESQFRNMLTTSLMSIRRIALKNYKAFISTSDGAVNIKEEDYLQQHPEAKPVIVIDRFEGKSEINGFVYKELSDWAAMLVQMNIAHVIFLTETVASNQRLSESLPNQVFKNLILSDASKENSRNYVLSQLEEYLYFNRKVKGEDANEVEEEKKKNENDDSEASDDLNSDKKKAEVILNEKELQDIDASLEPLGGRMLDLQAFVRRVKSGEEPTEALDKMIEQASEQITQMFLSDKIDGTKSAQAWELIELLSSHPVLPFHEVVNMPLFKAAPETGIMELENNGLITVSRDRGVLQEIRPAKPLYRAAFTYLINDAELSKVLKTRYLLKVVGFETGRIKKWEEELKPLGKVPDQKLFKSRLDYLSGKINASNAVINKCEEEIKKLSK, encoded by the coding sequence ATGCTGTTAGCACGAATGGCGTCGCTAAATATGGCCAGGATGCCTGTACCATGCCTGGCTAGAGGAATAGGTATTCTCAAGGGCAAGTATAGGCTGATGAACTTAATAAACGCTCAACCCGCAGTAAGGCATGTGTCCAGTGAAATTCAACAGAAGGACCAGCAGGCGGGTGAATCGAACACCGCCACCGATACCGGTGTCATTTACAAGTCGGACGAAGAAACGTTGATGTATTTCGATAACGTTTACGCTAGGGCGACCTCCGTTTGGAATCCAACGCTATGGTACAATCTGCTTCTGAGAAATCAGTCTCGGGAAGCAGTGAGAGAGACAATCAAAAACTTGGCTAGTCCACCGAGTAACCCTATCCATGGGCTGGAGTTAAAGTCTACCATTCCGGTGAAAAGAGATGGAGGTGTATTTGCTACATTTGTCGTTCCACCAAAATACACAAAGGCTCAAGTGAATTCCTTGATTCAACAGAATACAGCTAGAGaatcttccaaaaactTGCTTGCGTATTTCACACGAGCATCTGCTTTCCCCGTAAAGGGTTCACCTTGGATCGAAGATTTGAGAAGATTGCCAAGTACCACCATAGTAATAAAGTTTCAAGGACCCGCACTAAcagaagaggaaatttACTCTTTATTTAGAAGGTATGGGACAATCGTTGATATTTTTCCACCAACTAGTGCCACCAACAATGAGGCAAAAATCAGATACCGCTCATACCGTGGTGCCATTTCTGCCAAAAATTGTGTCTCCGGTATCGAGATTCATAATACTGTCTTGCACATACAATACGAAAACATCATAAGAGGTCACATAGtcagcaattttttcacaaaCCATACCAGGATTGCTATTCCTGTGATGTTTGCCCTACTCTCGATTTTTGCTGTTTTGGTGTTCGATCCTATAAGAGAATTTTCTATCGAACAGAAGATAAGTCACAAATACTCTTTTTCATGGGACAATAGGTTTTGGAAACAGTTGAAAACATTGACCTCTTCTACCATGACCTCTATCAAATACTACTGGGGTAGTACTGATGACAACCATCAAAGAAAGCATTTGTGGGGAGAAAGAATAGAAAAGGTCAATGACTTGAAAATGTggcttgaagaaaacaataacacTTTTGTGGTCATTAGGGGGCCCAGAGGTTCAGGAAAACATGATTTAGTCATGCAACACACTTTGCAGAACAGAGCAAACGTTTTATATCTCGACTGTGATAAATTGATTAAATCAAGAACAGATCccaagtttttgaaaaatgccGCTAGTCAATTGGGTTATTTCCCAATTTTCCCATGGATCGACTCCATCACTGGTGTTCTCGATTTGACTGTCCAGGGGTTAACAGGGCAGAAAACAGGGTTATCCGAGACAAAAGAATCTCAATTTAGAAATATGTTGACCACTTCATTGATGTCGATTAGACGCATTGCCCTTAAGAATTACAAAGCCTTCATTTCCACCAGTGACGGAGCAGttaatatcaaagaagaagattatTTGCAACAACATCCAGAAGCTAAGCCTGTTATCGTTATAGATAGATTTGAGGGTAAATCTGAAATCAATGGATTTGTGTACAAAGAATTATCTGATTGGGCAGCTATGCTAGTTCAAATGAACATTGCACATGTGATTTTCTTGACAGAAACTGTCGCATCCAACCAAAGATTAAGTGAGTCACTGCCCAACCAAGTGTTCAAgaatttgattttatcagATGCGTCAAAGGAAAATTCGAGAAACTATGTGTTGTCTCAATTGGAAGAATACTTGTATTTCAACAGGAAGGTCAAGGGAGAAGACGCAAATGAAgttgaagaggaaaagaaaaagaatgaaaacgaTGATTCTGAGGCTAGTGATGACTTGAATTCAGATAAGAAGAAAGCTGAGGTTATTTTAAACGAAAAGGAACTGCAAGATATTGACGCTTCCTTAGAACCATTGGGCGGTAGAATGTTAGATTTGCAAGCATTTGTAAGAAGAGTCAAATCAGGAGAAGAGCCTACCGAAGCGCTAGACAAGATGATTGAACAGGCTTCTGAACAGATAACTCAAATGTTTTTGAGTGACAAAATTGATGGTACAAAGAGTGCCCAAGCTTGGGAACTGATCGAATTATTGAGTTCCCATCCAGTGCTTCCATTCCACGAAGTTGTTAACATGCCATTATTCAAGGCGGCTCCAGAGACAGGGATCATGGAACTGGAAAACAATGGGTTAATCACTGTGTCCAGGGATAGGGGTGTTTTACAGGAGATTAGGCCTGCCAAACCACTATACAGAGCAGCATTCACATATTTGATTAACGATGCTGAACTTTCAAAGGTGTTGAAAACTCGTTACTTATTAAAGGTTGTAGGTTTTGAAACCGGCAGGATCAAGAAGTGGGAAGAAGAGTTAAAGCCCTTAGGAAAAGTTCCTGACCAGAAACTGTTCAAAAGTAGACTGGACTATTTATCTGGAAAGATAAACGCCAGTAACGCTGTCATTAATAAGTgcgaagaagaaataaaaaagttatCTAAGTAG
- the ADH2 gene encoding alcohol dehydrogenase ADH2, with protein sequence MSIPKTQKGVIFYESNGKLEHKDIPVPTPKPNELLINVKYSGVCHTDLHAWHGDWPLATKLPLVGGHEGAGVVVAMGENVRGWKVGDLAGIKWLNSSCMACEYCELGNESNCPHADLSGYTHDGSFQQYATADSVQAAHIPEGTDLAEVAPILCAGITVYKALKSANLRAGHWVAISGAAGGLGSLAVQYAKAMGYRVVGIDGGPGKEELFTSLGGEVFIDFTKEKDIVGAVVKATDGGAHGIVNVSVSEAAIEASTRYCRANGTVVLVGLPAGAKCSSDVFNHVVKSISIVGSYVGNRADTREALDFFARGLVKSPIKVVGLSHLPEIYEKMEKGQIAGRYVVDTYK encoded by the coding sequence atgtCTATTccaaaaactcaaaaagGTGTTATCTTCTACGAATCCAACGGTAAGTTGGAGCATAAGGACATCCCAGTTCCAACGCCAAAGCCAAACGAGCTGTTGATTAACGTCAAGTACTCCGGTGTCTGTCACACGGACTTGCACGCTTGGCACGGTGACTGGCCATTGGCAACCAAGTTGCCATTGGTCGGTGGTCATGAAGGTGCCggtgttgttgttgccATGGGTGAAAACGTCAGAGGCTGGAAGGTCGGCGACCTTGCTGGTATTAAGTGGTTGAACAGTTCCTGTATGGCCTGTGAATACTGTGAATTGGGTAACGAGTCCAACTGTCCTCACGCAGATTTGTCCGGTTACACCCATGATGGTTCTTTCCAGCAGTACGCTACCGCCGACTCTGTGCAAGCCGCTCACATTCCTGAAGGCACGGATCTGGCTGAAGTCGCCCCAATCTTATGTGCCGGTATTACAGTCTACAAGGCTTTGAAATCCGCCAACTTGAGGGCTGGCCACTGGGTGGCCATCTCCGGTGCTGCCGGTGGTCTAGGTTCTTTGGCTGTCCAGTACGCCAAGGCTATGGGGTACAGAGTCGTTGGTATTGATGGTGGTCCCGGTAAAGAAGAGTTGTTCACATCGCTTGGTGGTGAGGTGTTCATTGATttcacaaaagaaaaggacatTGTTGGTGCTGTCGTCAAGGCCACTGACGGTGGTGCTCACGGTATTGTCAACGTGTCCGTTTCCGAAGCCGCTATCGAAGCTTCTACCAGATACTGTAGAGCTAATGGTACCGTCGTCTTGGTCGGTTTGCCAGCCGGCGCCAAATGTTCCTCCGACGTCTTCAACCACGTCGTCAAGTCCATCTCCATTGTCGGTTCCTACGTCGGTAACAGAGCCGACACCAGAGAAGCCTTGGACTTCTTCGCCAGAGGGTTAGTTAAGTCTCCAATCAAGGTTGTCGGATTGTCTCATTTGCCAGAAATCTACGAAAAGATGGAAAAGGGCCAAATCGCTGGTAGATACGTTGTCGACACTTATAAATAA